In Macaca fascicularis isolate 582-1 chromosome 12, T2T-MFA8v1.1, the genomic stretch aattaaaaatttttttttgtaatgggaTCTCAATTTGCTGCCGAGTGGCCTTCAACTCCTgtcttcaagcgatcctcctaccttcgtatctcaaagtgttgagattacagatgtgagccacaatATGGAACTTTatctttacaacaaccctatgaagttgGTATTATCTCCTTTTTAACAGATGAATAATCTGGGGCTTGGTAAAGGAACTTTCCCAAAGCCACAGAGCTAATATCTGGAGGCATCAGCTTTACAGAACCCAGGCAGTGTAACTCCAGAGCCTGTACTCCTTCCACTTCCTGCCCCATATCCTCTGACATTACCTTGAGGCGAGAGGGATCAGCACAGGCATAAGGGCAGAGGTGACAGTGGTAAGGCTTCTCCCCAGTGTGGATGCGGCTGTGCCAGGTGATCTTCTGCCGGTTCTTGGTGCTGTAAGCACAATCGGTGCACTTGTAGAGACGAGTGCCCCCATGCCCTTTCACATGGTGATCTAGTACCAGCTGATGGCGGCACGTGAAGTCACAAAAGGGGCAGTGCAGAGGGGGCTGGCCAGCATCCCCATCCCCATCTGAGGCTGCCACAGCTGCTGAAGTCTCCTCATGCTGTTCCAGGTAGTGCTTCACCAGGCCCACCCGCTCCCGGGCAGCGAAGTCACAGAGCTGACAGCGGTGGCTGAAATGCTGCTGCCTCCGGTGCTCATCCAGAGCCAGTCGGCTAGGGAAGGCCTCCTGGCAGGCCCCACACTCAAGCCGTGGGTGCTGTTTACGGGTGTGTCCTCGTAAGCTGGCAGGGCTGGGGCATAGCAACCCACAGCGGGAACAGTGCAGGGGGCCCTCAGTGGTCTCTGCAGGAGAGCCAAGGGCAGGCTGTGCAGGCTCAGGGTGTCGGCGCAGAGCATGCTGCTTAAGTGCTGTCTCTGAGCTGAACTGGGCTTCACACTGGGAGCAGGCAAAGGCTGGGGTGCCTTGGTGGCAGCTGTTGACATGACGAGTAATGTCATGGCGAAGGTAGCCACTATAGTCACAAAGTGGACAGAAGTGGGTGGGTGTTTTGTCATGTACCCTTAGCCGGTGCAAGCGCAGTTTCGAGTTGGTACCAAATGTCTGGGGGCAGGAGCTGCAGGGGATGCGGCCAATGCCTGTGTGTCGGGACTGGTGAGCCTCTAACCGGTACCGTCTGGTGGTGGAAAAGTCACAGAAGGGGCACTGATGAGGCTTCACCCCCTCGTGCTTGAGCCGCCGGTGCTGCTGCATGCAACGGCTCTGTTTACAGGTGAAGCCACAGTCCCCACACTGCAGATGGGGCCGGGGCCCACGGGCTGGGGCCGCAGTGGGGTGCCTCCGCTTCTGGTGGAGCCTCaaggcagaggcagcaggagcagtgaatgggcagaggctgcagtgcagctCTCCAGACTCCTCGAGGGGGCAGCCCCGTGTCTGGTGAGTCCTCAGAGCCCGTTCCTGCTGGCAGCTAAAGGGACATGTGGGGCAGGTGAAGCGAGCCCCCTTCTGCTTTTGAACCAGAACTGTATCCCCATCACCAGATCTGGACTCTGTACTCCTATTCTTCAGGGGAGCAGAGTCCCCATTGTTCAATGGGGACACAAGCTGGGTCTGGGAGGTCCCTCGTTTTCCTCCCCCACTACGTCCTCCCCTGCAGCCTTCAGTCACGTGAGAGGTAATAGAGGAGAGCCGGGAACAAAGGAATGGGCAGGAGTTGCAGTGAAACTTGCCCTGCTCAAAGCGGTGTTTCTTCGGGGCCTCTGTGGGCGAGGAGTTTCCTGCAGGAGGGACTGGGTCAAAGCAGTGCTTCTTAGGGGCCTCTCTGGGCAAGGAGTTTCCTGCAGGAGGGACTGGGGAACCAGAGACTGTGGCAAGAGgctcttctgtttcttctggCTCCTTGGGAGGCTCCAAAGGAACATCTTTCGGAAGCAGTAGCTCTGCTTCTAGTGGTGCAGGTGGGGGCTTCCCACCTTCTGTGTCCTCTGAGGCCTGGGTACCCGGGAGCACAGGTTGCAGAGGTATGGGTGAATCTGGTCTGGGCAAGCCCTTGTTCTTTCTGAGCAGAACAGGGCACTTCTTCAGTAGGTGGGTGCTGAGGCCACGCTGTTGCTTGAAGCTAGCCCCACACTCAGGGCACAGCAGGGGCTCTCGGCGGCCCTGGCACCCAGTCCTGGAGTGCAGATTCAGGGCCTTCTCCCGGCGAGTGATAAAAGGGCAGTGGGGGCAGCGGAAGGCTCGCCCCTCTCCCTGGATCACTACCATCTGCACCCGCCCCTCTAGCACCAATGCCTCTGCTTGTTCTTTATCCTGTCTCCTTAGAGCCTTGAGTAACGACTCTGACTCAGGTAACGGGGGCAAGGGTGCTGTCTCAGCAGGTGGAGTTGCCTTGAAGGTTCCTACCCAGTTGTTAGGGGCCTCCTCTAAGGATGGATTTGTGGAGGGCTCAGACGCTAGCTTTTCCAGAAGGGGATTTTCTTCGGCACCCAAGTCAGAAGTCCCAATACCTTCAAAGTTAGATAGCTCTGGCCCTTCCAGTCCCAGGGGCCTGAACTCCATAGGGGCTGTTTCAGTGACCTCCTCAAGGGGTGGCTCAGTCACAGACTCCAGCTCTACTCCTAGGGCCTCTAGGTGTAGTGTGCAGCTGCCCTCTTCCACCTCTGCTGGGCTGGAACTGCCAACCAGGTCAACCCCATGGGGAGCCTCACTGCCCTCCTGTCTTCCAGTGTTGACCTCCTCACTTGTCTCTGGCAGGGCCTGGTCCAAGCTGGGGTCCACCACAGTCCCAGGTTCGTGACCTGGCCCCTTGGACTGGGCAGACAGCTGGCTTGAGGGCTCTGAATCTGGTGGGGGTGTCGGGCCCTGCATGGCCCCTTCTGGCTCCTGGCTTGCATAGCGGAGCTGCCAGGCCTGGTCTCCAGGCACATAGCCATGGGCCTTGCGTTTGTGGAACAAGAGTGTGGTGTTGCTGAAGGTGCGGTAGTCACAGAGGGCACAGTGGAACTCACGGAGGCGGGTATGCTTGCAGTTCTCATGGCTCAGCAGAGCCTGCTTGTGGCGGCTCTGGTAACTGCAGTAGTGACAAGGGTAGAGCGGGGCCGGTGTGCCAGGGTGGTGCTGGGAAGCCATGTGCTTCTGCAGCTCATACTTCCGCTTGCAGGCGAAGGCACACACCTCACACATCAGAGACTTGCCCTGATGCCGCAGCTTGTGGCTGCTCAGCTGATCAGCCCGGTGGCAGCGATAGGAGCACTGGTTGCACTGATACCTGGCAAGGAGAGAAAGGGGGAGGCAATCACAATAATTAATCACAACAACTAAGAATcactcagtaaatacttactGTGGGCCAGGCTCTGCGCTCAGTATTGTACATGTGTCACCTGATATAACCCTCCTTTTCACTACCCTATGAAACTGGTATCTCTATTGTCCACGGGAGAAAAACTAAATCACAGACGttaataacttgcctaaggttgGTTACAAAGGAAGCCAGGAGCAGAGACAGCCTAGCTTCAGGGCCTGTGTTCTAAGCCCTACTCTGTACTGCCTTCCTAAAATAATCATGAATCAGCATGACCCACTGTACACTTCCAAGGAGCTGACGTGGCTACAACTCCACAGGGCAGGTTTCTGTGCCTCGTTTCCCTTCTCCCACATAAGCATGACAGCTCTAGAAACCCCTTAGCCAGCTGTGCCACAGGTCAGAGAACTTGCTGGATTTGGAAGTGGCCAAGACTGGGGCATGAATATAGAGTCTATTCACTTTCCCAGGGACAAACTCTGAGAACTCAAGTACACCTTAGCCTCTAGGCCTATACTGTAGGTCTATACTCCCTTCCCAGAGCCCAGAGAGTGCTCACCATGTGACTAAGCCACAGTCACAGGGGCCAGCTGTAGGCAATGCAGTTGAGACAGTGGGAACAGAGAAGGGTGTTATGAAAagactctcttttttctttccttttcttttttgaaacacagtcttactctgtcacccaggctggagtatggtggtgcaatctcggctcattgcaacctcctcctcctggctcaagcaattccagtgcttcagcctcccaagaagctggcattacaggtgtctgctaccatgcccagctaatttttgtagttttagtagagatggggtgttgcccagatggccttgaactcccaagttcaagtaatttgcccgccccggcctctcaaagtgctgggattacaggtgtgagtcactgcacccggccttaggAGGAGACTCTCCAGGGATTGGAGAAAGCAATAGGGCCAGAAGTTAGATCCAAGAAGAAGCTAGCTTGGCATAAGGTTCTTGGGATTGGGACGGAGGCCTATGTGTGTGTTGTTGTACCTGAGGTCCCCTGTATGTTTTCGCATGTGCACACGGAGGTAGTGCTTCCACTTGGTGACATAGCCACATTCAGTGCACATGTAATCCTTGGTGTTGGAGTGGGTCAGCATGTGCTTCGATAGGTAGCTCACGTCTCGACATGTGAAGTCACACAGCTCACACTTGTGAGGCTTCTCACCTTATATGGGGGATGAGGATGAGGGGAGAGAACACAGGTCAGACACAGAGCAAGTGGACAGACCATTTCTTCCAGCAAGGCTGCCCTGATGCCAGTGAGGAACAACAGCTTCATACGCTACCTGCAACGGTGAAAACCTCACAATAATGAAGGCTGCTTCACAGCCCTCTCAAATAACTACTCCCCCAACTTTCACACCAATGAAGATGGGAAGAAAGTAAAGAccaagcttttcttttctttttttttctttc encodes the following:
- the ZNF142 gene encoding zinc finger protein 142 isoform X6, whose protein sequence is MCPECKRCFKKRTHLVEHLHLHFPDPSLQCPNCQKFFTSKSKLKTHLLRELGEKAHHCPLCHYSAVERNALNRHMASMHEDISNFYSDTYACPICREEFRLSQALKEHLKSHTAAAAAEPVPLRCFQEGCSYAAPDRKAFIKHLKETHGVRAVECRHHSCPMLFATAEAMEAHHKSHYAFHCPHCDFACSNKHLFRKHKKQGHPGSEELRCTFCPFATFNPVAYQDHVGKMHAHEKIHQCPECSFATAHKRVLIRHMLLHTGEKPHKCELCDFTCRDVSYLSKHMLTHSNTKDYMCTECGYVTKWKHYLRVHMRKHTGDLRYQCNQCSYRCHRADQLSSHKLRHQGKSLMCEVCAFACKRKYELQKHMASQHHPGTPAPLYPCHYCSYQSRHKQALLSHENCKHTRLREFHCALCDYRTFSNTTLLFHKRKAHGYVPGDQAWQLRYASQEPEGAMQGPTPPPDSEPSSQLSAQSKGPGHEPGTVVDPSLDQALPETSEEVNTGRQEGSEAPHGVDLVGSSSPAEVEEGSCTLHLEALGVELESVTEPPLEEVTETAPMEFRPLGLEGPELSNFEGIGTSDLGAEENPLLEKLASEPSTNPSLEEAPNNWVGTFKATPPAETAPLPPLPESESLLKALRRQDKEQAEALVLEGRVQMVVIQGEGRAFRCPHCPFITRREKALNLHSRTGCQGRREPLLCPECGASFKQQRGLSTHLLKKCPVLLRKNKGLPRPDSPIPLQPVLPGTQASEDTEGGKPPPAPLEAELLLPKDVPLEPPKEPEETEEPLATVSGSPVPPAGNSLPREAPKKHCFDPVPPAGNSSPTEAPKKHRFEQGKFHCNSCPFLCSRLSSITSHVTEGCRGGRSGGGKRGTSQTQLVSPLNNGDSAPLKNRSTESRSGDGDTVLVQKQKGARFTCPTCPFSCQQERALRTHQTRGCPLEESGELHCSLCPFTAPAASALRLHQKRRHPTAAPARGPRPHLQCGDCGFTCKQSRCMQQHRRLKHEGVKPHQCPFCDFSTTRRYRLEAHQSRHTGIGRIPCSSCPQTFGTNSKLRLHRLRVHDKTPTHFCPLCDYSGYLRHDITRHVNSCHQGTPAFACSQCEAQFSSETALKQHALRRHPEPAQPALGSPAETTEGPLHCSRCGLLCPSPASLRGHTRKQHPRLECGACQEAFPSRLALDEHRRQQHFSHRCQLCDFAARERVGLVKHYLEQHEETSAAVAASDGDGDAGQPPLHCPFCDFTCRHQLVLDHHVKGHGGTRLYKCTDCAYSTKNRQKITWHSRIHTGEKPYHCHLCPYACADPSRLKYHMRIHKEERKYLCPECGYKCKWVNQLKYHMTKHTGLKPYQCPECEYCTNRADALRVHQETRHREARAFMCEQCGKAFKTRFLLRTHLRKHSEAKPYVCNVCHRAFRWAAGLRHHALTHTDRHPFFCRLCNYKAKQKFQVVKHIRRHHPDQADPNQGVGKDPTTPTVHLHDVQLEDPSPPAPATPHTGPEG
- the ZNF142 gene encoding zinc finger protein 142 isoform X3, translating into MTDPLLDSQPAHSTGEMDGLCPELLLIPPPLSNRGILGPVQSPCPSGDPAPLPTEPGCLLVEATATEEGPGNMEIIVETVAGTLTPGAPGETPAPKLPPGEREPSQEAGTPLPGQETAEEENVEKEEKNDTQKNSHKAVDKGQGAQRLEGDVVSGTESLFKTHMCPECKRCFKKRTHLVEHLHLHFPDPSLQCPNCQKFFTSKSKLKTHLLRELGEKAHHCPLCHYSAVERNALNRHMASMHEDISNFYSDTYACPICREEFRLSQALKEHLKSHTAAAAAEPVPLRCFQEGCSYAAPDRKAFIKHLKETHGVRAVECRHHSCPMLFATAEAMEAHHKSHYAFHCPHCDFACSNKHLFRKHKKQGHPGSEELRCTFCPFATFNPVAYQDHVGKMHAHEKIHQCPECSFATAHKRVLIRHMLLHTGEKPHKCELCDFTCRDVSYLSKHMLTHSNTKDYMCTECGYVTKWKHYLRVHMRKHTGDLRYQCNQCSYRCHRADQLSSHKLRHQGKSLMCEVCAFACKRKYELQKHMASQHHPGTPAPLYPCHYCSYQSRHKQALLSHENCKHTRLREFHCALCDYRTFSNTTLLFHKRKAHGYVPGDQAWQLRYASQEPEGAMQGPTPPPDSEPSSQLSAQSKGPGHEPGTVVDPSLDQALPETSEEVNTGRQEGSEAPHGVDLVGSSSPAEVEEGSCTLHLEALGVELESVTEPPLEEVTETAPMEFRPLGLEGPELSNFEGIGTSDLGAEENPLLEKLASEPSTNPSLEEAPNNWVGTFKATPPAETAPLPPLPESESLLKALRRQDKEQAEALVLEGRVQMVVIQGEGRAFRCPHCPFITRREKALNLHSRTGCQGRREPLLCPECGASFKQQRGLSTHLLKKCPVLLRKNKGLPRPDSPIPLQPVLPGTQASEDTEGGKPPPAPLEAELLLPKDVPLEPPKEPEETEEPLATVSGSPVPPAGNSLPREAPKKHCFDPVPPAGNSSPTEAPKKHRFEQGKFHCNSCPFLCSRLSSITSHVTEGCRGGRSGGGKRGTSQTQLVSPLNNGDSAPLKNRSTESRSGDGDTVLVQKQKGARFTCPTCPFSCQQERALRTHQTRGCPLEESGELHCSLCPFTAPAASALRLHQKRRHPTAAPARGPRPHLQCGDCGFTCKQSRCMQQHRRLKHEGVKPHQCPFCDFSTTRRYRLEAHQSRHTGIGRIPCSSCPQTFGTNSKLRLHRLRVHDKTPTHFCPLCDYSGYLRHDITRHVNSCHQGTPAFACSQCEAQFSSETALKQHALRRHPEPAQPALGSPAETTEGPLHCSRCGLLCPSPASLRGHTRKQHPRLECGACQEAFPSRLALDEHRRQQHFSHRCQLCDFAARERVGLVKHYLEQHEETSAAVAASDGDGDAGQPPLHCPFCDFTCRHQLVLDHHVKGHGGTRLYKCTDCAYSTKNRQKITWHSRIHTGEKPYHCHLCPYACADPSRLKYHMRIHKEERKYLCPECGYKCKWVNQLKYHMTKHTGLKPYQCPECEYCTNRADALRVHQETRHREARAFMCEQCGKAFKTRFLLRTHLRKHSEAKPYVCNVCHRAFRWAAGLRHHALTHTDRHPFFCRLCNYKAKQKFQVVKHIRRHHPDQADPNQGVGKDPTTPTVHLHDVQLEDPSPPAPATPHTGPEG
- the ZNF142 gene encoding zinc finger protein 142 isoform X2 → MRHHAQAGVHWAILAHCNLRLSGSSDSPASASRVAGTTGVLVKVVEVYFCERCEQSFAEPTLLALHQCSETHIQPVQGLSSPPCSVELPPGNPILPGPLQGQSPPVSPLSCPVCRQEFAQPQALKSHFKIHRGTPDTFSCPESGCVFSAEDRKGLQHHLRQTHRAVPVPCSFRGCPLLFGSQQGMELHRQAHYPFHCSHCSFMGSNVKLFRQHQRSHGAGTQGELSAVQGLPSQELLPAPKLPPGEREPSQEAGTPLPGQETAEEENVEKEEKNDTQKNSHKAVDKGQGAQRLEGDVVSGTESLFKTHMCPECKRCFKKRTHLVEHLHLHFPDPSLQCPNCQKFFTSKSKLKTHLLRELGEKAHHCPLCHYSAVERNALNRHMASMHEDISNFYSDTYACPICREEFRLSQALKEHLKSHTAAAAAEPVPLRCFQEGCSYAAPDRKAFIKHLKETHGVRAVECRHHSCPMLFATAEAMEAHHKSHYAFHCPHCDFACSNKHLFRKHKKQGHPGSEELRCTFCPFATFNPVAYQDHVGKMHAHEKIHQCPECSFATAHKRVLIRHMLLHTGEKPHKCELCDFTCRDVSYLSKHMLTHSNTKDYMCTECGYVTKWKHYLRVHMRKHTGDLRYQCNQCSYRCHRADQLSSHKLRHQGKSLMCEVCAFACKRKYELQKHMASQHHPGTPAPLYPCHYCSYQSRHKQALLSHENCKHTRLREFHCALCDYRTFSNTTLLFHKRKAHGYVPGDQAWQLRYASQEPEGAMQGPTPPPDSEPSSQLSAQSKGPGHEPGTVVDPSLDQALPETSEEVNTGRQEGSEAPHGVDLVGSSSPAEVEEGSCTLHLEALGVELESVTEPPLEEVTETAPMEFRPLGLEGPELSNFEGIGTSDLGAEENPLLEKLASEPSTNPSLEEAPNNWVGTFKATPPAETAPLPPLPESESLLKALRRQDKEQAEALVLEGRVQMVVIQGEGRAFRCPHCPFITRREKALNLHSRTGCQGRREPLLCPECGASFKQQRGLSTHLLKKCPVLLRKNKGLPRPDSPIPLQPVLPGTQASEDTEGGKPPPAPLEAELLLPKDVPLEPPKEPEETEEPLATVSGSPVPPAGNSLPREAPKKHCFDPVPPAGNSSPTEAPKKHRFEQGKFHCNSCPFLCSRLSSITSHVTEGCRGGRSGGGKRGTSQTQLVSPLNNGDSAPLKNRSTESRSGDGDTVLVQKQKGARFTCPTCPFSCQQERALRTHQTRGCPLEESGELHCSLCPFTAPAASALRLHQKRRHPTAAPARGPRPHLQCGDCGFTCKQSRCMQQHRRLKHEGVKPHQCPFCDFSTTRRYRLEAHQSRHTGIGRIPCSSCPQTFGTNSKLRLHRLRVHDKTPTHFCPLCDYSGYLRHDITRHVNSCHQGTPAFACSQCEAQFSSETALKQHALRRHPEPAQPALGSPAETTEGPLHCSRCGLLCPSPASLRGHTRKQHPRLECGACQEAFPSRLALDEHRRQQHFSHRCQLCDFAARERVGLVKHYLEQHEETSAAVAASDGDGDAGQPPLHCPFCDFTCRHQLVLDHHVKGHGGTRLYKCTDCAYSTKNRQKITWHSRIHTGEKPYHCHLCPYACADPSRLKYHMRIHKEERKYLCPECGYKCKWVNQLKYHMTKHTGLKPYQCPECEYCTNRADALRVHQETRHREARAFMCEQCGKAFKTRFLLRTHLRKHSEAKPYVCNVCHRAFRWAAGLRHHALTHTDRHPFFCRLCNYKAKQKFQVVKHIRRHHPDQADPNQGVGKDPTTPTVHLHDVQLEDPSPPAPATPHTGPEG
- the ZNF142 gene encoding zinc finger protein 142 isoform X4 translates to MELHRQAHYPFHCSHCSFMGSNVKLFRQHQRSHGAGTQGELSAVQGLPSQELLPAPKLPPGEREPSQEAGTPLPGQETAEEENVEKEEKNDTQKNSHKAVDKGQGAQRLEGDVVSGTESLFKTHMCPECKRCFKKRTHLVEHLHLHFPDPSLQCPNCQKFFTSKSKLKTHLLRELGEKAHHCPLCHYSAVERNALNRHMASMHEDISNFYSDTYACPICREEFRLSQALKEHLKSHTAAAAAEPVPLRCFQEGCSYAAPDRKAFIKHLKETHGVRAVECRHHSCPMLFATAEAMEAHHKSHYAFHCPHCDFACSNKHLFRKHKKQGHPGSEELRCTFCPFATFNPVAYQDHVGKMHAHEKIHQCPECSFATAHKRVLIRHMLLHTGEKPHKCELCDFTCRDVSYLSKHMLTHSNTKDYMCTECGYVTKWKHYLRVHMRKHTGDLRYQCNQCSYRCHRADQLSSHKLRHQGKSLMCEVCAFACKRKYELQKHMASQHHPGTPAPLYPCHYCSYQSRHKQALLSHENCKHTRLREFHCALCDYRTFSNTTLLFHKRKAHGYVPGDQAWQLRYASQEPEGAMQGPTPPPDSEPSSQLSAQSKGPGHEPGTVVDPSLDQALPETSEEVNTGRQEGSEAPHGVDLVGSSSPAEVEEGSCTLHLEALGVELESVTEPPLEEVTETAPMEFRPLGLEGPELSNFEGIGTSDLGAEENPLLEKLASEPSTNPSLEEAPNNWVGTFKATPPAETAPLPPLPESESLLKALRRQDKEQAEALVLEGRVQMVVIQGEGRAFRCPHCPFITRREKALNLHSRTGCQGRREPLLCPECGASFKQQRGLSTHLLKKCPVLLRKNKGLPRPDSPIPLQPVLPGTQASEDTEGGKPPPAPLEAELLLPKDVPLEPPKEPEETEEPLATVSGSPVPPAGNSLPREAPKKHCFDPVPPAGNSSPTEAPKKHRFEQGKFHCNSCPFLCSRLSSITSHVTEGCRGGRSGGGKRGTSQTQLVSPLNNGDSAPLKNRSTESRSGDGDTVLVQKQKGARFTCPTCPFSCQQERALRTHQTRGCPLEESGELHCSLCPFTAPAASALRLHQKRRHPTAAPARGPRPHLQCGDCGFTCKQSRCMQQHRRLKHEGVKPHQCPFCDFSTTRRYRLEAHQSRHTGIGRIPCSSCPQTFGTNSKLRLHRLRVHDKTPTHFCPLCDYSGYLRHDITRHVNSCHQGTPAFACSQCEAQFSSETALKQHALRRHPEPAQPALGSPAETTEGPLHCSRCGLLCPSPASLRGHTRKQHPRLECGACQEAFPSRLALDEHRRQQHFSHRCQLCDFAARERVGLVKHYLEQHEETSAAVAASDGDGDAGQPPLHCPFCDFTCRHQLVLDHHVKGHGGTRLYKCTDCAYSTKNRQKITWHSRIHTGEKPYHCHLCPYACADPSRLKYHMRIHKEERKYLCPECGYKCKWVNQLKYHMTKHTGLKPYQCPECEYCTNRADALRVHQETRHREARAFMCEQCGKAFKTRFLLRTHLRKHSEAKPYVCNVCHRAFRWAAGLRHHALTHTDRHPFFCRLCNYKAKQKFQVVKHIRRHHPDQADPNQGVGKDPTTPTVHLHDVQLEDPSPPAPATPHTGPEG
- the ZNF142 gene encoding zinc finger protein 142 isoform X1; translation: MTDPLLDSQPAHSTGEMDGLCPELLLIPPPLSNRGILGPVQSPCPSGDPAPLPTEPGCLLVEATATEEGPGNMEIIVETVAGTLTPGAPGETPGVLVKVVEVYFCERCEQSFAEPTLLALHQCSETHIQPVQGLSSPPCSVELPPGNPILPGPLQGQSPPVSPLSCPVCRQEFAQPQALKSHFKIHRGTPDTFSCPESGCVFSAEDRKGLQHHLRQTHRAVPVPCSFRGCPLLFGSQQGMELHRQAHYPFHCSHCSFMGSNVKLFRQHQRSHGAGTQGELSAVQGLPSQELLPAPKLPPGEREPSQEAGTPLPGQETAEEENVEKEEKNDTQKNSHKAVDKGQGAQRLEGDVVSGTESLFKTHMCPECKRCFKKRTHLVEHLHLHFPDPSLQCPNCQKFFTSKSKLKTHLLRELGEKAHHCPLCHYSAVERNALNRHMASMHEDISNFYSDTYACPICREEFRLSQALKEHLKSHTAAAAAEPVPLRCFQEGCSYAAPDRKAFIKHLKETHGVRAVECRHHSCPMLFATAEAMEAHHKSHYAFHCPHCDFACSNKHLFRKHKKQGHPGSEELRCTFCPFATFNPVAYQDHVGKMHAHEKIHQCPECSFATAHKRVLIRHMLLHTGEKPHKCELCDFTCRDVSYLSKHMLTHSNTKDYMCTECGYVTKWKHYLRVHMRKHTGDLRYQCNQCSYRCHRADQLSSHKLRHQGKSLMCEVCAFACKRKYELQKHMASQHHPGTPAPLYPCHYCSYQSRHKQALLSHENCKHTRLREFHCALCDYRTFSNTTLLFHKRKAHGYVPGDQAWQLRYASQEPEGAMQGPTPPPDSEPSSQLSAQSKGPGHEPGTVVDPSLDQALPETSEEVNTGRQEGSEAPHGVDLVGSSSPAEVEEGSCTLHLEALGVELESVTEPPLEEVTETAPMEFRPLGLEGPELSNFEGIGTSDLGAEENPLLEKLASEPSTNPSLEEAPNNWVGTFKATPPAETAPLPPLPESESLLKALRRQDKEQAEALVLEGRVQMVVIQGEGRAFRCPHCPFITRREKALNLHSRTGCQGRREPLLCPECGASFKQQRGLSTHLLKKCPVLLRKNKGLPRPDSPIPLQPVLPGTQASEDTEGGKPPPAPLEAELLLPKDVPLEPPKEPEETEEPLATVSGSPVPPAGNSLPREAPKKHCFDPVPPAGNSSPTEAPKKHRFEQGKFHCNSCPFLCSRLSSITSHVTEGCRGGRSGGGKRGTSQTQLVSPLNNGDSAPLKNRSTESRSGDGDTVLVQKQKGARFTCPTCPFSCQQERALRTHQTRGCPLEESGELHCSLCPFTAPAASALRLHQKRRHPTAAPARGPRPHLQCGDCGFTCKQSRCMQQHRRLKHEGVKPHQCPFCDFSTTRRYRLEAHQSRHTGIGRIPCSSCPQTFGTNSKLRLHRLRVHDKTPTHFCPLCDYSGYLRHDITRHVNSCHQGTPAFACSQCEAQFSSETALKQHALRRHPEPAQPALGSPAETTEGPLHCSRCGLLCPSPASLRGHTRKQHPRLECGACQEAFPSRLALDEHRRQQHFSHRCQLCDFAARERVGLVKHYLEQHEETSAAVAASDGDGDAGQPPLHCPFCDFTCRHQLVLDHHVKGHGGTRLYKCTDCAYSTKNRQKITWHSRIHTGEKPYHCHLCPYACADPSRLKYHMRIHKEERKYLCPECGYKCKWVNQLKYHMTKHTGLKPYQCPECEYCTNRADALRVHQETRHREARAFMCEQCGKAFKTRFLLRTHLRKHSEAKPYVCNVCHRAFRWAAGLRHHALTHTDRHPFFCRLCNYKAKQKFQVVKHIRRHHPDQADPNQGVGKDPTTPTVHLHDVQLEDPSPPAPATPHTGPEG
- the ZNF142 gene encoding zinc finger protein 142 isoform X5, encoding MGSNVKLFRQHQRSHGAGTQGELSAVQGLPSQELLPAPKLPPGEREPSQEAGTPLPGQETAEEENVEKEEKNDTQKNSHKAVDKGQGAQRLEGDVVSGTESLFKTHMCPECKRCFKKRTHLVEHLHLHFPDPSLQCPNCQKFFTSKSKLKTHLLRELGEKAHHCPLCHYSAVERNALNRHMASMHEDISNFYSDTYACPICREEFRLSQALKEHLKSHTAAAAAEPVPLRCFQEGCSYAAPDRKAFIKHLKETHGVRAVECRHHSCPMLFATAEAMEAHHKSHYAFHCPHCDFACSNKHLFRKHKKQGHPGSEELRCTFCPFATFNPVAYQDHVGKMHAHEKIHQCPECSFATAHKRVLIRHMLLHTGEKPHKCELCDFTCRDVSYLSKHMLTHSNTKDYMCTECGYVTKWKHYLRVHMRKHTGDLRYQCNQCSYRCHRADQLSSHKLRHQGKSLMCEVCAFACKRKYELQKHMASQHHPGTPAPLYPCHYCSYQSRHKQALLSHENCKHTRLREFHCALCDYRTFSNTTLLFHKRKAHGYVPGDQAWQLRYASQEPEGAMQGPTPPPDSEPSSQLSAQSKGPGHEPGTVVDPSLDQALPETSEEVNTGRQEGSEAPHGVDLVGSSSPAEVEEGSCTLHLEALGVELESVTEPPLEEVTETAPMEFRPLGLEGPELSNFEGIGTSDLGAEENPLLEKLASEPSTNPSLEEAPNNWVGTFKATPPAETAPLPPLPESESLLKALRRQDKEQAEALVLEGRVQMVVIQGEGRAFRCPHCPFITRREKALNLHSRTGCQGRREPLLCPECGASFKQQRGLSTHLLKKCPVLLRKNKGLPRPDSPIPLQPVLPGTQASEDTEGGKPPPAPLEAELLLPKDVPLEPPKEPEETEEPLATVSGSPVPPAGNSLPREAPKKHCFDPVPPAGNSSPTEAPKKHRFEQGKFHCNSCPFLCSRLSSITSHVTEGCRGGRSGGGKRGTSQTQLVSPLNNGDSAPLKNRSTESRSGDGDTVLVQKQKGARFTCPTCPFSCQQERALRTHQTRGCPLEESGELHCSLCPFTAPAASALRLHQKRRHPTAAPARGPRPHLQCGDCGFTCKQSRCMQQHRRLKHEGVKPHQCPFCDFSTTRRYRLEAHQSRHTGIGRIPCSSCPQTFGTNSKLRLHRLRVHDKTPTHFCPLCDYSGYLRHDITRHVNSCHQGTPAFACSQCEAQFSSETALKQHALRRHPEPAQPALGSPAETTEGPLHCSRCGLLCPSPASLRGHTRKQHPRLECGACQEAFPSRLALDEHRRQQHFSHRCQLCDFAARERVGLVKHYLEQHEETSAAVAASDGDGDAGQPPLHCPFCDFTCRHQLVLDHHVKGHGGTRLYKCTDCAYSTKNRQKITWHSRIHTGEKPYHCHLCPYACADPSRLKYHMRIHKEERKYLCPECGYKCKWVNQLKYHMTKHTGLKPYQCPECEYCTNRADALRVHQETRHREARAFMCEQCGKAFKTRFLLRTHLRKHSEAKPYVCNVCHRAFRWAAGLRHHALTHTDRHPFFCRLCNYKAKQKFQVVKHIRRHHPDQADPNQGVGKDPTTPTVHLHDVQLEDPSPPAPATPHTGPEG